From the unidentified bacterial endosymbiont genome, one window contains:
- a CDS encoding ATP-dependent DNA helicase, translating to MADDFSPDGQLAQAIPGFKPREPQRQMAHAVARAIDNAQPLVVEAGTGTGKTYAYLAPALRANKKVIISTGSKALQDQLYSRDLPTVAKALKYKGRLALLKGRSNYLCLERLEQQALAGGDLPVQTLSDVIILRSWANQTEEGDISTCASVAEDSPAWPLVTSTNDNCLGSDCPLYKDCFVVKARKTAMDADVVVVNHHLFLADMVVKDSGFGELIPEAEVMIFDEAHQLPDIASQYFGQSLSSRQLQDLAKDVTIAYRTELKDTQQLQKCADRLAQSAQDFRLQLGEPGYRGNLRELLADKNIQRALLLLDDALELCYDVAKLSLGRSALLDAAFERATLYRGRLKRLKEINQPGFSYWYECTSRHFTLALTPLTVADKFKEVMAQKPGSWIFTSATLSVNDDLHHFTERLGIDEAESLLLASPFDYAKQALLCVPRNLPLPNQPGAARHLAAMLKPMIEANDGRCFMLCTSHAMMRDLAEQFRATMTLPVLMQGETSKGQLLQQFVSAGNALLVATSSFWEGVDVRGDALSLVIIDKLPFTSPDDPLLKARMEDCRLRGGDPFDDVQLPDAVITLKQGVGRLIRDVTDRGVLVICDNRLVMRPYGATFLASLPPAPRTRDIKRAVRFLANPTAE from the coding sequence GTGGCAGACGATTTTTCCCCCGACGGTCAATTAGCACAGGCTATCCCCGGCTTTAAACCCCGCGAGCCTCAGCGGCAGATGGCGCACGCTGTCGCACGCGCCATTGATAACGCTCAGCCGCTGGTGGTCGAGGCCGGTACCGGTACGGGTAAAACTTATGCCTACCTTGCTCCGGCGTTACGTGCCAACAAGAAGGTGATTATCTCCACCGGCTCGAAAGCGCTGCAGGATCAGCTCTACAGCCGGGATCTGCCAACGGTAGCAAAGGCGCTCAAATATAAAGGGCGGCTGGCGTTGCTAAAAGGGCGATCTAACTATCTCTGCCTGGAGCGTCTTGAGCAGCAGGCGCTGGCGGGGGGGGACCTGCCGGTGCAAACCCTGAGCGACGTTATTATCCTTCGGTCATGGGCGAACCAGACCGAAGAGGGGGATATCAGCACCTGCGCGAGCGTGGCGGAAGATTCCCCCGCCTGGCCGCTGGTTACCAGCACAAATGATAACTGCCTTGGCAGCGACTGCCCGCTGTATAAAGACTGTTTTGTCGTGAAAGCACGTAAAACCGCGATGGACGCAGATGTGGTGGTGGTCAACCATCATCTGTTTCTGGCGGATATGGTGGTCAAAGACAGCGGTTTTGGCGAGCTTATTCCCGAAGCGGAGGTAATGATTTTTGACGAAGCCCATCAGCTACCGGATATAGCCAGCCAGTATTTCGGCCAGTCGCTCTCAAGCCGCCAGCTTCAGGATCTGGCCAAAGACGTTACCATTGCCTATCGCACCGAATTGAAAGATACCCAGCAGTTGCAGAAGTGTGCAGACCGCCTGGCCCAGAGTGCGCAGGACTTCCGCTTACAGCTCGGTGAACCGGGGTATCGCGGCAACCTGCGCGAACTGCTGGCGGACAAAAATATTCAGCGCGCGCTGCTGTTGCTTGATGATGCCCTCGAACTTTGTTACGACGTGGCAAAACTGTCGCTTGGGCGCTCAGCGCTGCTGGATGCCGCCTTTGAACGCGCCACGCTCTACCGTGGGCGGCTCAAAAGGCTCAAAGAAATTAACCAGCCCGGGTTTAGCTACTGGTACGAATGCACCTCGCGCCACTTCACGCTGGCGCTCACGCCGCTGACGGTGGCGGATAAATTCAAAGAGGTGATGGCGCAAAAACCGGGTAGCTGGATTTTCACCTCTGCTACGCTGTCCGTAAACGACGATTTGCATCACTTTACGGAACGTCTGGGGATTGACGAGGCAGAATCCTTGCTGCTGGCAAGCCCGTTCGATTACGCAAAACAGGCGCTGCTGTGCGTGCCGCGAAATTTGCCGTTGCCTAATCAACCCGGCGCGGCACGGCACCTGGCGGCGATGCTTAAACCGATGATCGAGGCCAACGATGGACGCTGCTTTATGCTCTGCACGTCCCACGCCATGATGCGCGACCTGGCTGAGCAGTTTCGTGCCACCATGACGCTGCCGGTGCTGATGCAGGGCGAAACCAGTAAAGGACAACTCCTGCAACAGTTCGTCAGCGCCGGGAATGCGCTGCTGGTCGCGACCAGCAGTTTCTGGGAAGGGGTAGACGTGCGCGGCGATGCCCTGTCGCTGGTGATTATCGATAAACTGCCGTTCACCTCCCCGGACGATCCGTTGTTGAAAGCAAGGATGGAGGATTGCCGTCTGCGCGGAGGCGATCCTTTCGACGACGTACAACTGCCTGACGCCGTCATCACCCTCAAACAAGGGGTAGGGCGCTTGATCCGTGACGTTACCGATCGCGGTGTGCTGGTTATCTGCGATAACAGGCTGGTGATGCGCCCCTACGGCGCCACCTTCCTCGCAAGCCTGCCGCCCGCGCCGCGCACGCGGGATATTAAACGCGCGGTGCGTTTCCTGGCGAACCCAACGGCGGAGTAA
- a CDS encoding RidA family protein, which yields MTIVRIDAEARWSDVVIHNQTLYYTGVPANLEADAFEQTANTLAQIDAVLEKQGSDKSRILDATIFLAAKDDFAAMNKAWDAWVVASHAPVRCTVQATLMKPEYKVEIKIIAAV from the coding sequence ATGACAATTGTGCGCATTGACGCCGAAGCCCGCTGGTCTGATGTGGTTATCCACAACCAGACGCTCTACTACACCGGCGTTCCGGCCAACCTGGAGGCAGACGCGTTTGAGCAGACGGCGAATACCCTGGCGCAGATTGATGCGGTACTGGAAAAGCAAGGCAGCGACAAATCCCGCATTCTGGACGCGACCATTTTCCTCGCCGCAAAGGACGATTTCGCGGCAATGAATAAAGCCTGGGACGCATGGGTAGTGGCGTCTCACGCGCCTGTACGCTGCACCGTACAAGCCACGCTGATGAAACCGGAGTATAAAGTCGAGATCAAAATCATCGCGGCGGTTTAA
- a CDS encoding YoaH family protein, whose protein sequence is MFAGLPSLSHEQQQKAVERIQALMSQGMSSGEAITVVAQEIRASHTGERIVARFEDEDEDE, encoded by the coding sequence ATGTTTGCAGGTTTACCTTCTCTGAGCCACGAACAGCAGCAGAAAGCGGTTGAGCGGATCCAGGCGCTTATGTCCCAGGGGATGAGCAGCGGAGAGGCAATTACCGTTGTCGCTCAGGAAATTCGCGCCAGCCATACCGGAGAGCGGATTGTGGCGCGTTTCGAAGATGAAGACGAAGATGAGTAA
- the pabB gene encoding aminodeoxychorismate synthase component 1, translating to MNMRLPTVITLPWRADAAEFWFARLSHLPYAMLLHSGHADHPYSRFDILVADPLQTLTTEGLASTDDPLQQLQHAIDGLGLTATPNPALPFQGGALGLFGYDLGRRFETLPTLAKDDILLPDMAVGLYDWTVIVDHHKQAVFLLSHSDVHARLAWLEAQTPATTDNFRLTTNWRSNMTAQEYADKFSRVQAYLHSGDCYQVNLAQRFQATYQGDEWQAFTRLNACNRAPFSAFVRLEHGAILSLSPERFLHLSEGKIQTRPIKGTLARLADPDADRLQAEKLAASPKDRAENLMIVDLMRNDIGRVAVPGSVRVPELFVVEPFPAVHHLVSTITAQLPASRTACDLLRAAFPGGSITGAPKVRAMEIIDELEPHRRNAWCGSIGYISLCGTMDTSITIRTLTACEGNIYCTAGGGIVADSNVQAEYQETFDKINRILKYSFT from the coding sequence ATGAACATGCGTTTGCCCACTGTTATTACCTTACCCTGGCGTGCTGACGCCGCAGAATTTTGGTTTGCCCGCCTGAGCCATCTTCCCTATGCGATGCTGCTCCACTCCGGCCATGCGGATCACCCTTATAGCCGCTTTGATATTCTGGTTGCCGATCCGCTGCAGACGTTAACGACCGAGGGTCTGGCGTCAACGGACGATCCGCTGCAGCAACTTCAGCACGCCATTGACGGGCTGGGTTTAACGGCCACGCCAAACCCTGCTCTGCCCTTTCAAGGGGGCGCGCTGGGCCTGTTTGGCTACGATCTTGGCCGTCGCTTTGAAACCCTACCTACCCTCGCTAAAGATGATATTTTGCTACCGGATATGGCTGTGGGGCTTTACGACTGGACAGTGATTGTCGACCACCATAAGCAGGCCGTCTTTTTGCTCAGCCATTCGGATGTGCATGCCCGCCTCGCCTGGCTTGAGGCGCAAACGCCTGCAACGACTGACAATTTCAGACTGACAACGAACTGGCGTTCAAACATGACCGCGCAGGAATACGCAGATAAATTTTCACGCGTTCAGGCGTATCTGCACAGCGGTGATTGCTATCAGGTTAATCTTGCCCAGCGATTCCAGGCGACGTATCAGGGCGATGAATGGCAGGCGTTTACCCGGCTTAACGCCTGCAATCGCGCGCCGTTCAGCGCGTTTGTCCGTCTTGAGCACGGCGCGATCCTGAGCCTGTCGCCTGAACGTTTTCTTCATCTCTCTGAGGGGAAAATTCAGACGCGGCCAATCAAAGGTACGCTCGCACGTCTTGCCGACCCCGACGCAGACCGGCTCCAGGCCGAAAAGCTGGCCGCGTCGCCAAAAGACCGCGCCGAAAACCTGATGATCGTCGATTTAATGCGTAACGATATTGGGCGTGTTGCCGTGCCGGGCAGCGTCCGCGTGCCTGAACTGTTCGTCGTTGAGCCATTCCCGGCGGTGCATCATCTGGTCAGTACCATTACCGCCCAGTTGCCTGCGTCACGTACCGCCTGCGATCTGCTTCGCGCTGCGTTTCCTGGAGGGTCTATTACCGGGGCGCCGAAGGTGCGGGCGATGGAAATTATCGATGAACTCGAACCGCACCGCCGCAATGCCTGGTGCGGCAGCATCGGCTATATAAGCCTTTGCGGTACCATGGATACTAGCATAACTATTCGCACCCTGACTGCCTGCGAGGGAAATATTTACTGTACCGCAGGAGGTGGCATTGTCGCCGACAGCAACGTTCAGGCCGAATATCAGGAGACATTTGATAAAATCAATCGCATCTTGAAATATTCATTTACTTAA
- a CDS encoding pentapeptide repeat-containing protein, giving the protein MCPIRQNPVPSSSYLQRVQDTAEKNKFNHLTFKICTLLSSTQQNGDSDLAIAIGKAWEACRQKMPIDLIYNNCNISINQSGNYSYTVDISNDIKKEHFESRTTGLEALNQKLSAIRTFSKIKELNPDLRIDFKVWHDSTGRTTARNAVDAGEALSQPKICLDLSGASLFNINLSGLDLQDVQMEKSDLTYAQLTGTNLTNANMANARLTGADLCKAKLQNANLSAAVLINVNLDEANLTNADLDYVRLTDSTLNGTELSGANMNISLLQNTKLTNVNMDHAKLNNSLIVQSNLTNVNMTNAKIHKITFNNVVSLNLNLNKAAISCAKIEESIFEGANLEGANLEDADIVNSAFENTNFKRTNLLRTKFENVDLAGADFRQSNVPHAIITGENHAQWEPTRLDPLTRVHLDNAVDAPLNLPARPADVLNTGLQEFETKTANPSENNAVTRNKKDSAKSPPFPVSAMDGRDNLLYVQYSLQAMAQETDPALRQRAFDTYCNQYLKQNNVALHTQSALFEPPEGSLPLPADGLNIVLMGRSGGAIICSPETYHKMIAGKQTDAWNNVGVYKYDAGNHSSVELSAKEINFRTLLAEEYPQLLPAWEKAYYGESYNKILEVLDLPEEFAARFEQAAEVQALPNDKKLVDGFAKPKLLEAFSRYYTVDSVTTAGSPASLTLNAEHEHKLLSALKLTDEPPEKQAQALLVLGMIMTKASSTNLFGTNNDSPEALRYYASALLSAAHQRSSDVVPNEAHNHWQW; this is encoded by the coding sequence ATGTGCCCTATACGACAAAACCCTGTCCCTTCCAGCAGTTATCTTCAAAGAGTGCAGGATACCGCTGAAAAAAATAAATTCAATCATCTCACTTTTAAAATTTGCACACTATTATCGTCTACCCAACAAAATGGGGATAGCGATCTTGCTATTGCCATTGGCAAAGCCTGGGAGGCTTGCAGGCAAAAGATGCCGATAGATCTCATATATAATAACTGCAATATCAGCATAAATCAGAGTGGAAATTACAGCTATACTGTAGATATTAGCAATGATATTAAGAAAGAGCATTTCGAAAGCAGGACGACCGGCCTGGAAGCTCTCAACCAAAAATTATCCGCCATCCGTACGTTCAGTAAGATAAAAGAATTAAACCCTGACCTTAGAATTGACTTCAAGGTGTGGCACGATAGCACTGGCAGGACAACGGCAAGAAATGCCGTAGACGCCGGAGAGGCTTTGAGTCAACCGAAAATATGTCTGGATCTCAGCGGAGCTTCACTTTTTAATATTAATCTGAGTGGTCTTGATCTTCAGGATGTTCAGATGGAAAAGTCAGACTTGACTTATGCACAATTAACAGGAACAAATTTAACCAATGCAAATATGGCCAATGCAAGATTAACTGGAGCGGATCTCTGCAAAGCCAAACTCCAAAACGCAAACCTATCGGCAGCGGTTCTGATCAATGTAAACCTGGATGAAGCTAATTTAACCAACGCTGACCTCGATTATGTAAGATTGACAGATTCAACGTTAAACGGCACGGAACTGTCTGGGGCAAACATGAACATTTCATTGCTGCAGAACACGAAATTGACGAATGTAAATATGGATCATGCGAAACTTAACAATTCTCTCATAGTACAGTCTAACTTGACTAATGTTAATATGACAAACGCAAAAATTCATAAGATTACCTTCAACAACGTCGTGTCGCTCAATTTGAATCTTAATAAAGCGGCTATTTCTTGTGCTAAAATTGAAGAGTCCATTTTCGAAGGAGCAAATCTTGAGGGAGCGAACTTAGAGGATGCGGACATAGTTAATTCAGCTTTTGAAAATACCAATTTCAAAAGGACCAATCTGCTTCGGACAAAGTTTGAAAATGTTGACCTCGCCGGGGCTGATTTTCGGCAATCCAATGTGCCCCACGCAATAATAACCGGTGAAAATCATGCACAATGGGAACCCACACGGCTCGATCCTTTGACACGTGTTCATCTCGATAATGCTGTAGATGCGCCGCTTAACTTACCCGCACGCCCGGCCGACGTTCTCAATACAGGCTTACAAGAATTTGAAACTAAAACAGCAAACCCGTCTGAAAACAATGCCGTTACGAGGAACAAAAAAGATTCTGCGAAAAGCCCGCCTTTCCCCGTCAGTGCAATGGACGGCAGGGATAACTTATTGTATGTCCAGTATAGCCTGCAAGCGATGGCGCAGGAAACGGACCCTGCCCTACGACAGCGAGCATTCGATACTTACTGCAATCAATACCTCAAACAGAATAATGTTGCGCTTCATACGCAAAGCGCTCTTTTTGAGCCGCCAGAGGGATCTTTACCCTTGCCTGCGGATGGGTTAAATATTGTACTTATGGGTCGTTCAGGCGGTGCGATTATCTGTTCCCCGGAGACATACCATAAGATGATAGCAGGCAAACAAACCGACGCGTGGAATAACGTTGGGGTATACAAATACGATGCGGGTAATCATAGCAGCGTGGAGCTATCTGCGAAAGAAATTAACTTCAGAACATTACTGGCAGAGGAATACCCCCAACTGCTGCCAGCCTGGGAAAAGGCTTACTACGGCGAATCTTATAATAAAATACTTGAGGTGCTTGACCTGCCGGAAGAGTTTGCCGCTCGTTTTGAGCAGGCCGCAGAAGTTCAAGCCCTCCCGAACGACAAGAAGCTTGTGGATGGATTCGCCAAACCAAAGCTGCTTGAGGCCTTTTCCCGATACTATACAGTTGATTCTGTCACGACCGCGGGAAGCCCTGCGAGCCTTACCCTGAATGCAGAACATGAACACAAATTGCTGTCAGCGCTTAAGCTCACTGATGAGCCACCCGAGAAGCAAGCACAGGCGCTGCTGGTTCTCGGGATGATAATGACCAAAGCATCGTCCACTAATCTGTTTGGCACCAACAACGATTCCCCGGAAGCACTACGGTATTACGCTTCAGCGCTTCTGTCAGCAGCGCACCAGCGCAGTTCAGACGTGGTGCCGAATGAAGCTCACAACCACTGGCAGTGGTAA
- a CDS encoding pentapeptide repeat-containing protein: MFRLKAISNKVRVQCNKPPANHIKKTENIERDITHLFSIASANASNNTLAAAIGHAWETSDKKPPVNFEYEGFNIEIRKNGDLSFVAIIKKNEQEHLFEVHFDNPDRFSQYISAMHRFSKIKQLNPELEINFKTCERCTANEKCGTNGTLKQAHEAPKIGLDLSHAELRRANLSGLDLQYTEMHHAQLTNAKLIGTNLTSANLNSASFTDSTLVNVNMRDTDLRLSGFDNSHITDVDMTNAQLDNVTIANTTSTNLTLAGATLNDGWITTSSFKNANFSGAQLERTSFMLTNLDDANLQSSNLTQTTFAFVSMDRTDFRKTHLQRANIRAKECQQWDRALLEPSSQFQLDRARFNPLDLPARSVNVLREGLQQFENNRTRNSANKPAMAGNDNLLYLQYTLQAMRQRTDPALQQRATDIYCNQYLKQNNVALHTQSALFEPPESSLPLPEDGLNIVLMGRSGGALICSPETYHKMITGEESDAWNNIGVYKFDAGNHSSVELSAKQFHFRRLLAEEYPKLLPAWEKANIGSAFAKVLEALDLPEEFAARFQEAAEVKALPDNKKLVNGFAKTKLLEAFSRYYTVHSVTTAGSPASLKLNADHQHKLLSALKLTNAPPEKQAQTLLVLGMIMTKASSITLFGTENDSPEALRYYASALLSAAQTLSSDVGSNATYRFWQTALLGDNCSSQLFIQMQTHLKQELPESKNMLELIMPRPWQ, from the coding sequence ATGTTCCGATTAAAAGCCATATCTAATAAGGTAAGGGTACAGTGTAATAAACCACCCGCCAACCACATAAAAAAAACTGAAAACATAGAGCGGGATATTACTCATCTCTTCTCGATAGCAAGTGCGAATGCGAGTAATAACACACTGGCAGCCGCTATTGGTCATGCATGGGAGACTTCTGACAAGAAGCCTCCGGTAAATTTTGAATATGAAGGTTTTAACATTGAGATACGGAAAAATGGAGATCTTAGTTTTGTAGCTATTATCAAAAAAAATGAGCAGGAACACCTTTTTGAAGTTCATTTCGATAATCCCGACAGATTTAGCCAATACATTTCGGCCATGCACAGGTTTAGTAAAATAAAACAACTAAACCCTGAACTGGAAATTAACTTCAAAACATGCGAGCGTTGTACTGCAAATGAGAAATGTGGTACTAATGGAACGCTTAAACAAGCCCATGAGGCGCCTAAAATAGGTCTGGATCTCAGTCACGCTGAGCTCAGGCGGGCCAATTTAAGTGGGCTGGATCTGCAATATACTGAGATGCATCATGCACAGTTAACCAATGCGAAGTTAATTGGCACAAATTTAACGAGTGCCAATCTTAATTCGGCGAGTTTCACTGACTCGACATTAGTTAATGTCAATATGCGCGATACTGACCTTCGATTGTCGGGTTTTGATAATAGCCATATAACAGACGTAGATATGACAAATGCACAACTCGATAATGTCACGATCGCCAATACAACGTCAACTAACTTAACTCTTGCGGGGGCAACGCTAAACGATGGATGGATAACTACGTCGTCCTTCAAAAATGCGAATTTTTCAGGGGCACAGCTTGAAAGAACATCTTTCATGCTGACTAATTTAGATGATGCCAATCTACAATCCAGCAATCTCACGCAGACCACATTCGCTTTCGTCAGTATGGACCGTACTGATTTCAGGAAAACTCATTTACAACGTGCAAATATAAGGGCTAAAGAATGTCAACAATGGGACCGTGCACTGCTCGAACCATCAAGTCAATTTCAATTAGATAGAGCCAGATTTAACCCGCTGGACCTTCCTGCCCGTTCGGTTAACGTTCTTCGTGAGGGCTTACAACAGTTTGAAAATAACAGAACTCGAAACTCTGCAAATAAACCCGCAATGGCTGGCAATGATAATTTACTCTATCTGCAATATACCCTGCAGGCGATGAGGCAGCGAACCGACCCTGCTCTACAACAGCGAGCCACCGATATTTACTGCAATCAGTACCTCAAACAAAATAACGTTGCGCTTCACACGCAAAGCGCTCTTTTTGAGCCGCCAGAGAGTTCCTTGCCCTTGCCTGAAGATGGGTTAAATATCGTACTTATGGGGCGTTCTGGCGGTGCGCTTATCTGTTCCCCGGAAACTTACCATAAGATGATAACAGGTGAAGAAAGCGACGCATGGAATAACATTGGGGTGTACAAATTTGATGCCGGGAACCACAGCAGCGTGGAGCTTTCGGCGAAACAATTTCACTTCAGAAGACTCCTGGCAGAGGAGTACCCGAAACTGCTGCCAGCCTGGGAAAAGGCTAACATCGGCAGTGCTTTTGCGAAAGTCCTTGAAGCGCTTGACCTGCCGGAAGAGTTTGCCGCTCGTTTTCAGGAGGCTGCAGAAGTCAAAGCCCTCCCGGATAACAAAAAGCTTGTGAATGGTTTCGCCAAAACAAAGCTGCTTGAGGCCTTTTCCCGATACTATACAGTACATTCTGTCACGACAGCCGGAAGCCCTGCGAGCCTGAAGCTGAATGCAGATCATCAACATAAGTTGCTTTCAGCGCTTAAGCTCACTAATGCGCCACCCGAGAAGCAAGCACAGACGCTGCTGGTTCTCGGGATGATAATGACTAAAGCATCATCCATTACTCTGTTTGGCACCGAAAATGACTCTCCGGAAGCACTTCGTTATTACGCTTCAGCGCTCCTGTCAGCTGCACAGACGCTCAGTTCTGACGTGGGTTCGAACGCCACCTACCGGTTTTGGCAAACAGCGCTTCTTGGTGATAACTGTTCAAGTCAACTGTTTATCCAGATGCAAACTCATCTCAAACAGGAATTGCCTGAAAGCAAAAATATGCTTGAGCTAATAATGCCCAGGCCCTGGCAATAA
- a CDS encoding pentapeptide repeat-containing protein has product MISCKNNAALSHSQTDNFPTKVSDATIIKCDIKDIFTTETITNSRVALALGIAWDACGQKLPVEFQYEGYRVELKESGKFSLSISIKNATSEHNFEMRFNTPYEALQYLTAMHTFSKIQELNPHHEIHFATLKDPCDADKSMDEHQAICLNLEDADLKRANLSGMSLKNIHMQNANLTNAKLIGTDLTNANMDAAIFTGADLSGAKLENAELESTDLTNVNLSQTNLSKANLDYATMAATNLYCAKLENATLDYAKMTDVNLNEANLKNASLCSTSILNSTLGGTNLINADLTRIEMKEAALTNVDLTGANLTEVKMVNTRLSNVKMTKACLINANLKGVEATNLNLHKADLYQTEIEQSSLIKANLQEANLNKAIITSSNLNHATLNKSSMFKAAFINNSMIGTDFRDSYLSLADINTENYQQWDPAVMEPTMRFQLDKELNNPTNYAARSVDVLTTGLQLFENSTSTTPENSTVEGGKTDAKKKKPAAVTALDGDHNLLYLHYTLQALAQEADPALQQRALAIYRDKYLTQAKVALHTQSILFEQPDSSLPLLQDGVNMVIMGRSGGALLCSPETYQKMINAEKGAWNNISLCNYDAKNKCSVELAAKEINLRTQLAADYPTLLPAWRKANLGGAFIKLLNGLDLPGNVVARFQDAAEVKALPKDKKIVDVAGKLELAEIFGKFSTPHVAASGAVLNAEHQKQLLSALDLENATPGKQAYALLSVGTIMTRASSSAVFGTPKNTPEPLRLYASALLSAAHQLKPGMLDNNKYQSWQKQLTGDFCSNELSRELVTYLTQNDPDRMLEKLMPEPWQ; this is encoded by the coding sequence ATGATCTCATGTAAAAATAACGCCGCCCTATCTCATTCACAAACTGATAATTTTCCAACAAAAGTTAGCGATGCAACCATAATAAAGTGTGATATTAAAGACATATTCACCACTGAAACCATCACTAATAGCAGAGTCGCACTCGCTTTAGGTATCGCATGGGACGCTTGCGGACAAAAACTGCCAGTAGAATTTCAGTACGAGGGTTACCGTGTTGAATTGAAAGAAAGTGGGAAATTCAGCTTGAGCATAAGTATCAAAAATGCGACTAGTGAACACAATTTTGAGATGCGTTTCAACACGCCATACGAAGCCCTTCAATATCTGACAGCCATGCATACCTTCAGTAAAATACAGGAATTAAATCCTCACCATGAGATTCATTTTGCCACGTTGAAGGATCCGTGTGACGCCGATAAATCAATGGATGAGCACCAGGCAATTTGCCTGAATCTCGAGGATGCTGACCTTAAGCGCGCTAACCTCAGTGGAATGAGTCTTAAGAATATTCATATGCAAAATGCAAATTTAACTAATGCAAAATTAATCGGTACCGATTTAACTAATGCAAATATGGACGCTGCAATTTTTACTGGTGCAGACTTGAGCGGTGCAAAATTAGAAAATGCAGAACTGGAAAGTACTGACCTGACAAATGTAAATTTGAGCCAGACCAATTTATCCAAGGCTAACCTGGATTATGCTACAATGGCAGCAACGAACCTATATTGTGCGAAATTAGAAAACGCAACGCTTGATTACGCTAAAATGACCGATGTCAATCTGAACGAAGCGAATCTAAAAAATGCCTCTCTATGTTCCACGTCCATACTCAATTCGACGTTGGGCGGCACTAATCTCATCAATGCCGACCTCACCCGGATAGAAATGAAAGAAGCGGCGTTAACAAATGTAGATTTGACCGGAGCAAACCTGACCGAGGTTAAAATGGTGAACACTCGCTTATCTAATGTTAAGATGACAAAAGCATGCCTTATCAATGCTAACCTTAAGGGGGTAGAAGCAACGAACTTAAATCTTCACAAGGCAGATCTCTACCAAACAGAAATAGAACAATCCTCACTCATAAAAGCGAACTTACAGGAAGCTAATTTAAATAAAGCAATTATAACCAGCTCAAATTTGAATCATGCAACTCTCAATAAAAGCAGTATGTTTAAAGCCGCTTTCATAAATAACAGTATGATCGGTACAGATTTTCGCGATAGTTATTTATCCCTTGCAGATATAAATACTGAAAATTATCAACAGTGGGATCCCGCCGTGATGGAACCTACCATGCGTTTTCAGCTTGATAAAGAGCTTAACAACCCAACTAATTATGCGGCGCGTTCGGTTGATGTTCTCACTACCGGTCTACAACTCTTTGAAAACAGTACGTCGACAACGCCGGAGAACAGCACCGTTGAAGGGGGCAAAACTGATGCTAAGAAAAAAAAACCTGCCGCTGTCACCGCATTGGATGGCGACCATAATTTACTCTACCTGCACTATACCCTGCAGGCTCTGGCGCAGGAAGCCGACCCTGCCTTGCAACAGCGGGCCCTGGCTATTTACCGCGATAAATACCTGACACAGGCGAAAGTGGCCCTACATACTCAAAGCATACTTTTTGAGCAACCAGACAGTTCATTACCCTTGCTTCAGGATGGCGTGAATATGGTGATTATGGGCCGTTCAGGCGGTGCGCTGCTCTGCTCACCCGAAACATATCAAAAGATGATCAATGCAGAAAAAGGCGCATGGAATAACATTAGTCTCTGCAATTACGATGCAAAAAATAAATGTAGCGTTGAACTTGCTGCAAAAGAGATTAATTTAAGAACGCAACTGGCAGCAGACTACCCAACCTTATTACCAGCCTGGAGAAAAGCTAATCTGGGGGGGGCTTTTATTAAGCTCCTTAACGGACTCGATCTACCGGGAAACGTTGTCGCACGTTTTCAGGATGCCGCAGAAGTTAAAGCCCTCCCGAAAGATAAGAAGATCGTGGATGTTGCCGGAAAGCTGGAGTTAGCCGAAATTTTTGGTAAATTCTCTACCCCTCATGTTGCGGCGAGTGGTGCGGTGCTGAACGCTGAACATCAAAAACAACTGCTTTCAGCCCTTGATCTGGAGAATGCCACTCCCGGAAAGCAGGCGTACGCGTTGCTTAGCGTCGGGACGATAATGACAAGAGCATCATCCAGCGCGGTGTTCGGCACCCCGAAAAATACGCCTGAACCGCTGCGACTCTATGCCTCAGCCCTCTTGTCAGCAGCGCATCAGCTCAAGCCAGGCATGTTAGACAATAACAAATACCAGTCCTGGCAGAAGCAACTTACCGGGGACTTCTGCTCAAATGAGCTTTCCCGGGAGTTGGTAACTTATCTCACACAAAACGATCCTGATAGAATGCTTGAAAAATTAATGCCCGAACCCTGGCAGTAA